A stretch of DNA from Archangium lipolyticum:
CCTTCAGCTCGCGAGCATCAACGAGAAGCTCGCCACCGCCGCGGGCCGGGCGAAGAAGGACCGGCAGCTCCAGCAGCTGATCGACAGCGCCCGCGCGGACCTCAAGGAGGTGGGCCGGCAGGTGACGAACGCCCCACCGGCGCAGCGCCCGGAGCCCTCGCGTCCGCCGCCTCCTTTGCCGCAGCCGCACCCGCCCACGGCGCAGCCCATCACCGATGCCATGCTGCGCTCGCTGGTGGCGGCCATCCGCAACGAGCCCTTCGCGGATGATCAGCTCGCCGTGCTGGAGCAGGCGGCCTCCTCCCAGTACTTCCTGGTGGCCCAGACGCAGGACATCCTCCGCCACATCAACTTCTCCAAGGACAAGCTGAAGGCCCTGCGCCTGATGCGCCCGCACCTGCTGGACATGGAGAACAGCTTCAAGCTGTACGAGTCCTTCCAGTACTCCAACGACAAGGACGAGCTGCGCCGCATCCTGGCGGCTCAGTAGGCCATGCCACGCCCCCTTCCGCTCATCCGCCTGCTGGGAACGCTCGCCGTTCTCACCC
This window harbors:
- a CDS encoding DUF4476 domain-containing protein, encoding MRAVLIAVATLLAVPALAQNKSTEKSTEAKSAPQTAPVRPPPPNGNPGTTGFPDTAGNPVVVERDALILQLASINEKLATAAGRAKKDRQLQQLIDSARADLKEVGRQVTNAPPAQRPEPSRPPPPLPQPHPPTAQPITDAMLRSLVAAIRNEPFADDQLAVLEQAASSQYFLVAQTQDILRHINFSKDKLKALRLMRPHLLDMENSFKLYESFQYSNDKDELRRILAAQ